In the genome of Vicia villosa cultivar HV-30 ecotype Madison, WI linkage group LG7, Vvil1.0, whole genome shotgun sequence, one region contains:
- the LOC131615724 gene encoding zinc finger CCCH domain-containing protein 18-like yields the protein MDILDCARIILDRVLKFDPENARKIVGYLLMQNLSEPEMARLASCPDHIMVDVILNVKIQMFAVNSAMTSTPPPNVAPAPQGLAYFPGFSSASPQPPPPTPRNFQVPSTYWDLQSAAGNENQEFMGVSYLDSVTELQKQAQMLSLENPLDHVNTGPRGVFVNDYNNGFDSSAVNFGGRSAKRFSNSNPSEFPVKICHYFSKGHCRHGGNCRYFHGQVPHESLSSQMHMNGNGDNTCNEDQVISPRSLAQIEAEIIELLKQKRGTPMSIASLPMAYFERYKKALQAQGYLTESQRHGKSGYSLTRLLARLNSIRLIDRPHGQHSVILAEDAHKYIQTGDLVQNISAARQLYLTFPADSTFSEDDVASYFNEIGPVDDVRIPCQHKRMFGFVTFAHPETVRIILEKGNPHFVRGSRVLVKPYKENTRRYQDRVDHLPCCSRYYTNVDSELDLIPRELGKHRSIMMRRRQMMEEAQALEYHKRSLEQQQQLSQRVLPVSGFPGDGFRVLDDRFPFPPAEVLNVAKVAETDSSEGSNEVQVNHIPKVPQLPDEFPIENNN from the exons ATGGATATTTTAGATTGTGCAAGAATTATACTAGATAGAGTTCTGAAATTTGATCCTGAGAATGCTCGAAAGATAGTCGGTTATCTCCTTATGCAAAATCTCAGCGAACCAGAAATGGCTAGATTGGCATCTTGCCCGGACCATATCATGGTCGATGTCATACTTAACGTCAAAATTCAAATGTTCGCTGTAAATTCAGCCATGACTTCGACTCCGCCACCAAATGTAGCTCCTGCGCCCCAAGGTTTAGCCTATTTTCCGGGTTTCTCTTCGGCTTCACCACAACCCCCACCACCAACACCACGGAACTTTCAGGTTCCGTCTACCTATTGGGATCTACAGTCTGCGGCTGGCAATGAAAATCAAGAATTTATGGGAGTGAGTTATCTGGATTCGGTCACGGAACTTCAGAAACAAGCACAGATGTTGAGTTTGGAGAATCCTTTAGATCATGTGAATACCGGACCTAGAGGTGTTTTCGTCAATGATTACAACAACGGCTTTGATTCTTCTGCTGTCAATTTTGGCGGAAGATCTGCAAAAAGGTTTTCAAATTCGAACCCGTCTGAATTTCCGGTCAAGATCTGTCACTATTTCAGTAAAGGCCATTGTCGGCATGGAGGTAATTGTCGTTATTTTCATGGTCAAGTTCCTCATGAGAGTTTATCCtctcaaatgcatatgaatggaaATGGTGATAATACTTGTAACGAGGATCAGGTGATTTCGCCGCGTTCGTTAGCTCAGATAGAGGCTGAGATTATTGAGCTTCTTAAGCAGAAAAGAGGTACTCCAATGTCAATTGCTTCGCTGCCGATGGCATACTTTGAGAGATATAAAAAGGCATTGCAAGCTCAGGGCTATTTAACTGAGAGCCAGCGACATGGTAAGTCTGGTTATAGTTTGACAAGGCTTCTCGCGCGGCTGAATAGTATTCGGCTAATCGACag ACCTCATGGACAGCATTCGGTTATTTTGGCGGAAGATGCCCATAAATACATTCAAACTGGAGATTTAGTTCAGAATATCAGCGCTGCTCGACAACTATATCTGACTTTTCCAGCTGACAGCACTTTCTCCGAAGATGATGTCGCAAGCTATTTCAA CGAAATTGGACCTGTTGACGATGTTAGGATTCCATGTCAACATAAAAGAATGTTTGGATTTGTAACATTTGCTCATCCCGAAACTGTTAGAATCATCTTGGAAAAGGGAAATCCCCATTTTGTTCGCGGCTCTCGGGTGCTTGTGAAACCCTACAAAGAGAACACAAG GAGATATCAAGATAGAGTGGATCACTTGCCTTGTTGTTCACGCTACTATACAAATGTGGATTCTGAACTTGACCTAA TTCCAAGAGAACTCGGAAAACATAGATCGATAATGATGAGGAGGAGACAGATGATGGAAGAGGCGCAAGCTTTGGAATATCACAAGAGAAGTCTTGAGCAGCAGCAGCAGCTTTCTCAAAGAGTTTTGCCTGTTTCAGGTTTTCCCGGGGACGGGTTTAGAGTTCTAGATG ATCGATTCCCTTTCCCGCCTGCAGAAGTTCTGAACGTAGCAAAGGTTGCAGAAACCGATTCCTCTGAAGGAAGCAATGAAGTACAAGTAAATCATATCCCGAAAGTACCCCAACTCCCGGACGAGTTTCcgattgaaaataataattaa
- the LOC131615728 gene encoding transcription termination factor MTERF9, chloroplastic isoform X1, translating into MSRFLTLHPYNPFIFLPNSSSNYPCHSSFSNRTTFTVFSTHSNPNLLKTNRRSTYSKPLFPYNLDDDDDDDDDDDDDDDDDDDDDLFSDDEFAESAEFHAKDKRSKSNTIADRQSSNLPISRRIASLQQNKSGKFGRNSRSERYPEVSEEIDLDVKWLPLLDYLSTFGIKESQLVQIYMKHRSSFKINVCSAQERLDYLMSLGVKHKDIKRILLRHPQILGYLVENNLKAHVDFLMSLGVPSSKIGQLIAVTPSLFSYSLEKSLKPTVKYLIEEVGINEKNLGKVIQLSPQILVQSIDISWNTRLMFFTKELGASKESVVKMVTKHPQLLHYSIDDGLLPRINFLRSVGMKNDDILKILTSLTQVLSLSLEANLKPKYLYLVNELHNEAQSLTKYPMYLSLSLDQRIRPRHRFLVFLKKAPEGPFPLGSLLPTDESFCQKWAGTTLDKYMAFRQRSSLKNLAEKYDRKM; encoded by the exons ATGTCTAGATTTTTAACTCTCCACCCTTACAATCCTTTCATCTTTCTTCCAAATTCATCCTCTAACTATCCTTGTCACTCTTCCTTTTCCAACCGAACCACCTTCACTGTCTTTTCTACTCATTCCAATCCTAACCTTCTCAAAACCAACCGAAGATCAACCTATAGTAAACCCCTCTTCCCGTATAACCTTGATGATGATGACGACGATGacgatgacgatgatgatgatgatgatgatgacgacgaTGATGATTTGTTCTCTGAT GACGAATTTGCTGAGTCTGCTGAATTTCATGCTAAAGACAAGAGATCGAAATCAAACACAATTGCAG ATAGACAAAGTAGTAATTTGCCCATAAGTCGGAGAATAGCATCCTTGCAACAAAATAAGAGTGGAAAG TTTGGTAGAAATTCTAGGTCGGAAAGATATCCAGAGGTGTCTGAAGAGATTGATTTGGATGTGAAATGGTTGCCacttctcgattacttaagcacctTTGGAATTAAGGAATCGCAATTGGTCCAAATTTATATGAAGCACAGGTCGTCATTTAAAATTAATGTATGTTCTGCACAGGAAAGGTTAGATTACTTAATGAGTCTTGGAGTTAAACATAAAGATATAAAGAGAATCCTTTTGCGGCATCCGCAGATTCTCGGGTACTTGGTGGAGAACAATTTGAAGGCACATGTAGATTTCTTAATGAGCTTGGGCGTACCTAGTTCCAAAATAGGGCAACTTATTGCTGTTACTCCGTCCCTTTTTTCTTACAGTCTTGAGAAATCGTTAAAACCAACGGTGAAATATTTAATTGAGGAAGTTGGCATCAATGAAAAAAATTTGGGTAAAGTCATTCAACTGAGTCCTCAAATTCTAGTCCAGAGTATTGACATTTCGTGGAATACTCGATTAATGTTCTTTACCAAAGAGTTGGGTGCGTCAAAAGAGAGCGTTGTGAAGATGGTAACAAAACACCCGCAGCTTCTCCATTACAGCATTGATGACGGATTGCTTCCAAGAATAAATTTCCTCAGGAGCGTAGGAATGAAAAATGACGACATCTTGAAAATCTTAACTAGCCTTACACAG GTGCTATCGCTCTCCTTGGAGGCTAACCTAAAGCCGAAGTATTTGTACTTGGTGAATGAACTTCACAATGAGGCGCAATCCCTGACCAAATACCCTATGTACCTAAGCTTGTCTCTGGATCAGAGAATTCGCCCTCGTCACAGGTTCTTGGTTTTTCTAAAGAAAGCTCCCGAAGGACCATTTCCTCTAGGGTCTCTACTTCCAACTGACGAAAGCTTTTGTCAAAAATGGGCTGGAACTACTCTTGATAAATATATGGCATTTCGCCAGAGATCTTCCCTCAAAAATTTAGCTGAGAAATATGACCGAAAAATGTGA
- the LOC131615728 gene encoding transcription termination factor MTERF9, chloroplastic isoform X2, giving the protein MSRFLTLHPYNPFIFLPNSSSNYPCHSSFSNRTTFTVFSTHSNPNLLKTNRRSTYSKPLFPYNLDDDDDDDDDDDDDDDDDDDDDLFSDEFAESAEFHAKDKRSKSNTIADRQSSNLPISRRIASLQQNKSGKFGRNSRSERYPEVSEEIDLDVKWLPLLDYLSTFGIKESQLVQIYMKHRSSFKINVCSAQERLDYLMSLGVKHKDIKRILLRHPQILGYLVENNLKAHVDFLMSLGVPSSKIGQLIAVTPSLFSYSLEKSLKPTVKYLIEEVGINEKNLGKVIQLSPQILVQSIDISWNTRLMFFTKELGASKESVVKMVTKHPQLLHYSIDDGLLPRINFLRSVGMKNDDILKILTSLTQVLSLSLEANLKPKYLYLVNELHNEAQSLTKYPMYLSLSLDQRIRPRHRFLVFLKKAPEGPFPLGSLLPTDESFCQKWAGTTLDKYMAFRQRSSLKNLAEKYDRKM; this is encoded by the exons ATGTCTAGATTTTTAACTCTCCACCCTTACAATCCTTTCATCTTTCTTCCAAATTCATCCTCTAACTATCCTTGTCACTCTTCCTTTTCCAACCGAACCACCTTCACTGTCTTTTCTACTCATTCCAATCCTAACCTTCTCAAAACCAACCGAAGATCAACCTATAGTAAACCCCTCTTCCCGTATAACCTTGATGATGATGACGACGATGacgatgacgatgatgatgatgatgatgatgacgacgaTGATGATTTGTTCTCTGATG AATTTGCTGAGTCTGCTGAATTTCATGCTAAAGACAAGAGATCGAAATCAAACACAATTGCAG ATAGACAAAGTAGTAATTTGCCCATAAGTCGGAGAATAGCATCCTTGCAACAAAATAAGAGTGGAAAG TTTGGTAGAAATTCTAGGTCGGAAAGATATCCAGAGGTGTCTGAAGAGATTGATTTGGATGTGAAATGGTTGCCacttctcgattacttaagcacctTTGGAATTAAGGAATCGCAATTGGTCCAAATTTATATGAAGCACAGGTCGTCATTTAAAATTAATGTATGTTCTGCACAGGAAAGGTTAGATTACTTAATGAGTCTTGGAGTTAAACATAAAGATATAAAGAGAATCCTTTTGCGGCATCCGCAGATTCTCGGGTACTTGGTGGAGAACAATTTGAAGGCACATGTAGATTTCTTAATGAGCTTGGGCGTACCTAGTTCCAAAATAGGGCAACTTATTGCTGTTACTCCGTCCCTTTTTTCTTACAGTCTTGAGAAATCGTTAAAACCAACGGTGAAATATTTAATTGAGGAAGTTGGCATCAATGAAAAAAATTTGGGTAAAGTCATTCAACTGAGTCCTCAAATTCTAGTCCAGAGTATTGACATTTCGTGGAATACTCGATTAATGTTCTTTACCAAAGAGTTGGGTGCGTCAAAAGAGAGCGTTGTGAAGATGGTAACAAAACACCCGCAGCTTCTCCATTACAGCATTGATGACGGATTGCTTCCAAGAATAAATTTCCTCAGGAGCGTAGGAATGAAAAATGACGACATCTTGAAAATCTTAACTAGCCTTACACAG GTGCTATCGCTCTCCTTGGAGGCTAACCTAAAGCCGAAGTATTTGTACTTGGTGAATGAACTTCACAATGAGGCGCAATCCCTGACCAAATACCCTATGTACCTAAGCTTGTCTCTGGATCAGAGAATTCGCCCTCGTCACAGGTTCTTGGTTTTTCTAAAGAAAGCTCCCGAAGGACCATTTCCTCTAGGGTCTCTACTTCCAACTGACGAAAGCTTTTGTCAAAAATGGGCTGGAACTACTCTTGATAAATATATGGCATTTCGCCAGAGATCTTCCCTCAAAAATTTAGCTGAGAAATATGACCGAAAAATGTGA